The window TCTTCGCTGAAAGGTCAATATTATGTAGCTCATGAACACTTTTAATGGATAAGGATTATGTTGCGTTTACTTTTATTTTAtacagagagagaaaaaaaaaagaaagaacatGGAAATTaaagaaagtaaaataaaagagAGGAAATTCTAACTAAAAAAAGTATTTACGTAAATGTCAAAGAAGTTAGGCATCCATTCACTTCCACATCCTCTTCAAAGATATAAAACATCAACAATTGTCAGAACTAGAGGGCTTTCAACAAATAATCAGACACTGCAATCCATTAGTAAATCAAGTTTCAAGTTCATACGCCTTTGAATTTTCTATTTACacatttaattaaacattttaattGTCGGCAATCCATGCATGCAATTCTAATCTCGACTTAAGGCTCGTTATCTGTAACATTTTTGTGTGAAAGTCATTTCGTATTAATTTTTtctactatatatatatttttaaaattatccatATTACTTGATTAATAAGTAATGAGATTGATTGTCTCTACCATCTCTATAAATTCTCTGCTTCCCCCATGAATCCCCACAAGCTTGAACCATGGCTACATCAACCAACGCTGCGCTctgtttcttcctcttcctcctccctctctCGATTAACGCCGCCACTTTCCAGATCGTCAACAGATGCTCCTTCACCGTCTGGGCCGCATGGGCCACCACCGGCCCCCGCGCAGGGGGCGGTAACCGGCTCAACTCCGGCCAGTCCTGGACCATCAACATCAACGCCGGCGCCACCGGCGGCCGCATCTGGGCCCGCACCGGGTGTTCCTTCGACGGCAATGGCCGAGGTAGCTGCCAGACAGGAGACTGCGGCGGGGTGCTGCAGTGCCAGGGCTACGGCCGGCCGCCCAACACCCTCGCCGAGTTCGCCCTCAACCAGTTCAACAACCTCGACTTCTTCGACATCTCCAACGTGGACGGGTACAACGTGGGGTTAGACTTCAGCCCCACCAGCGGCGGGTGCCGCGGGATCCGGTGCGCCGCCAACATCGTGGGGGAGTGCCCGGCGCAGCTGAGGGCGCCGGGGGGCTGCAACAACCCCTGCACCGTGTTCGGGACGCAGCAGTACTGCTGCAACAATGGGCCGTGCGATCCCACGGATTTTTCAAGGTTCTTCAAGACGCGGTGCCCGGACGCGTACAGCTACCCGCAGGACGATCGAACCAGCACCGTCGTCTTCACCTGCCCCGGCGGCACCAACTACAGAGTCACCTTCTGCCCTTGATCGACTTGAAGCAGGAGATCGTATATAATTAAGTATAAGACAATAAGATTTTCAAGGATCTATTTGACACGTTTCTATAGTCAATAGTGCAGGGAGAATAAAACAGTCTGCTAGATTCACGCCTGTTactcattaataaataattattagaTTGTCATAGATATGACAACTCAAGGCTATATTTAGTGTGTTTTTGCCCTTTGTTTACTACTGtgcatttattatatatatagtgTGATTCCTTACCTCGGGATCAAATTGGTTATTGGGCAGTCAAAATTGTGATAAGCGTACCCGAAGCTATTTCTGGAATAGGATCGCCTTTGGTAGAGTTATTACGTGGAAGTGGTAGTGTGGGCCAATCTACTTTAACTCGTTTTTATAGTTTACACACTTTTGTATTGCCTCTTCTTACTGCCGTATTTATGTTAATGCATTTTCCAATGATACGTAAGCAAGGAATTTCTAGTCCTTTATAGAATCATAGATATTTGTAATTGATCATATCTTACTGGCGAGGAACGATAGACAATAATATTTCATCATTGCTAGAAATATGGATTATTGAAAAAGTAAGACATGTTATTTGGATATTTTTCTTCAACTTAAAAATATTGTATTCCTTATTTGATATAAATAGTTGAAGTAGATTTTCCGAGTATAGGGTGGATTATGGGAGTGTGTGACTTGAACTATTGATTAGGCCATGCAGATATATTATTTTATCTGCCACGTTGGAATGAATTCACAGCCAAATGTGTCTCCGCATCCAACCATCATGTAAGCCCTTTATGTACTTATGTAGTAGAGGATAGGCCGGTTCGCTTGAGGAGAGCCTTTTCCATGATCATACCTAAATGATGTTATGCATGAACAGGCTCCGTAAGATCCCATAGAATAAAATAAGTGATGTGGCATGATTCAATGTTATGTTTATTACACTTCCTTATTTATAGTATAGAAATGCATTCATTTCCTCTGCATCGATCCCGATCCATAATACTATTGGAGTGAAATAGGGGATCTAAGGAAGAACAGAGGCTAGACTTTATTAGTAACAAGTAAATACTTTGTATGTAAAAAAATCGAGATGTTGTGGGGGTAAACACAAATAAAAagacataagacaatccaaaaaGCACTTGATTATGATCAAATTTATAAGCCTACTTGGATATTGAGCATTTACCTGTAAGAactgaattaattgcaatgaatAGGTCCAACTCTATAAAAAAAATGGAATCTGGTAAATACTTTCTTACATGGAGTCATTATATATGATATGTGGGGATATGTATGAGATATGGATTTTATATGGATCTATTTATACCAATCCTTTCATTCTTGCTCGAGCCGGATGATGAAAAATTATCATGTCCGGTTCCTTCGGGGGATGTATCCATAAGAATTCACCTATCCTAATAACAAAGAAACCTGATTTGAACGATCCTGTATTAAGAGCTAAATTGGCTAAAGGGATGGGACATAATTACTATGGAGAACCCGCATGGCCCAAcgatcttttatatatttttccagTAGTAATCCTAGGTACTATTGCATGTAATGTAGGCTTAGCGGTTCTAGAACCGTCAATGATTGGTGAACCGACGGATCCGTTTGCAACTCCTTTGGAAATATTACCTGAATGGTACTTCTTTCCCATGCAATAGTGACGCTAGAGAATTCCAGCAATAAACTACTATAACGGGTTtccttatgaaaaaaattattttaatttaatattatacttgtcttagtaaaaaaaattaagaaaagtatattttttaatatcgtcggtctaaaatatttatagaaacttctgtgatcatagtgttgtcaattctaagatatgggactaaagagaactatattttttatataaaacaaccagagaaaattaatgatgagaaaaattcataataatacgctatagctgagtctcgaactctagatccctgattgtttcgcttgtggaattactaataaaccttggaattatttttagtgtgaatagaaaaaaagacattaacgtaaatgcattttaggcttcaccaaagttagttagtaaaggggggagatttttaataaaatagtaagatatatatatatatatacacatacacACACAAGGTGGTGTTCATCGGGTTGAATCATGATATCGGACTGATAAATTGAATGAAAACAAATATCTTCGATAGTTGATCTTGTACGGTGTTTGAGTGAAGGACGGTTAAAATGACCTCAGTGTTGATGAATAGACGATTTGGACAAACTCGGCATATGTGCACCGAAAAAA is drawn from Zingiber officinale cultivar Zhangliang chromosome 1B, Zo_v1.1, whole genome shotgun sequence and contains these coding sequences:
- the LOC122046585 gene encoding protein P21-like, translated to MATSTNAALCFFLFLLPLSINAATFQIVNRCSFTVWAAWATTGPRAGGGNRLNSGQSWTININAGATGGRIWARTGCSFDGNGRGSCQTGDCGGVLQCQGYGRPPNTLAEFALNQFNNLDFFDISNVDGYNVGLDFSPTSGGCRGIRCAANIVGECPAQLRAPGGCNNPCTVFGTQQYCCNNGPCDPTDFSRFFKTRCPDAYSYPQDDRTSTVVFTCPGGTNYRVTFCP